One Candidatus Acididesulfobacter guangdongensis genomic window carries:
- a CDS encoding iron-containing alcohol dehydrogenase, with translation MSFSFRFFNPVRINFGVNSLQDAGKMSRKYGKNALIVTGKSSMHKSGVLDKLIDILQKSDVRSIVFSDITPNPTVSEIDAAAAIARTNHIDLIIGLGGGSALDSAKAIAVAAKGDRSVWEYLKIEPESALPVITIVSTSGTGSEVNRFSVMTNAKTGEKPGFGYECMYPKEAIIDPVIMQSMPAYVTATTGFDVFVHSLEAYTGRISNPIADSYCEKAFALLKESLVTAYNEPENIKARTDMAAASALAGLAIDSAGVGIIHALEHPVSGNFPNIAHGAGLAALTVESMKLNINDKTAKEKYARAAHIFGKIKGNKTEGDMAYELIETVKKMLKDVNLNVSLEGLKVSEDKLEKIAKEAFTTMDFAVLNNPVQVDENGALKLLKDSFK, from the coding sequence ATGTCTTTCTCTTTTAGATTTTTTAATCCGGTGAGAATTAATTTCGGAGTTAATTCATTGCAGGATGCGGGTAAAATGTCCAGAAAATATGGTAAGAATGCGCTAATTGTAACCGGAAAATCGTCAATGCATAAATCCGGCGTACTTGACAAACTTATTGATATTTTGCAAAAATCGGATGTACGTTCAATTGTATTTTCAGATATTACACCAAACCCGACAGTCAGTGAAATAGATGCTGCAGCGGCAATAGCCAGAACAAATCATATAGATTTAATTATAGGTTTAGGCGGCGGAAGCGCGCTTGATTCAGCTAAAGCTATTGCAGTAGCTGCAAAGGGAGACAGAAGCGTCTGGGAATATCTAAAAATTGAGCCGGAAAGCGCTCTGCCTGTTATAACGATAGTTTCTACCTCTGGAACAGGGTCGGAGGTAAACAGATTTTCAGTTATGACCAATGCAAAAACAGGGGAAAAGCCAGGATTTGGATATGAATGTATGTACCCGAAAGAAGCTATTATTGACCCGGTTATTATGCAATCAATGCCTGCATATGTTACGGCGACGACCGGTTTTGATGTTTTTGTTCATTCGTTAGAAGCGTATACAGGGAGAATAAGCAATCCAATCGCTGACAGTTATTGCGAAAAGGCATTTGCTCTTTTAAAAGAGAGTTTAGTTACGGCTTATAATGAACCTGAAAATATTAAAGCAAGGACTGATATGGCAGCGGCTTCAGCTTTAGCAGGTTTAGCGATAGATTCTGCAGGAGTAGGCATAATACATGCGCTTGAGCATCCTGTATCCGGTAATTTTCCAAATATTGCTCATGGAGCAGGTTTAGCTGCTTTAACCGTCGAATCTATGAAACTGAACATCAATGATAAAACTGCAAAAGAAAAATATGCCAGAGCAGCGCATATATTTGGCAAAATTAAAGGCAATAAAACTGAGGGTGATATGGCTTATGAATTGATTGAAACCGTTAAGAAAATGCTAAAGGATGTAAATTTAAACGTAAGCCTTGAAGGCTTAAAAGTGAGCGAAGATAAATTAGAAAAAATCGCAAAAGAAGCTTTTACGACTATGGATTTTGCAGTTTTAAACAACCCTGTGCAAGTTGATGAAAATGGCGCACTGAAACTGCTTAAAGATTCCTTTAAATAA
- a CDS encoding TetR/AcrR family transcriptional regulator, which produces MLNTLDVKLKDRKRIEIIDAAYALMLEKGYEDMGLQDIINNISATKGCIYYYFKSKKDIAAAVIEEIIKPFFESAWSSVYEFDDPIDGICRIIDDVYLNSADNLAKTGCPLGNLILELSAKDPTLSILTNEIMITWHDYINKAIRIAKTKKIVKQELNESSIANFIIASFEGCIMIAKSNHSKEVLKDCFSVLKEYLQLLKCSRYS; this is translated from the coding sequence ATGCTAAACACGTTAGACGTTAAGTTAAAAGACAGAAAAAGAATAGAAATAATAGATGCAGCCTATGCGCTAATGCTTGAAAAAGGCTATGAAGATATGGGTTTGCAGGATATTATAAATAATATCAGTGCAACTAAGGGCTGTATCTATTATTATTTTAAATCAAAAAAAGATATTGCCGCAGCAGTGATAGAAGAAATAATTAAGCCTTTTTTTGAGAGCGCGTGGTCAAGCGTTTATGAGTTTGATGATCCGATAGACGGAATATGCCGCATTATCGATGATGTATATTTAAATAGCGCGGACAATCTTGCTAAAACGGGATGCCCTTTAGGCAATTTAATCCTTGAATTATCCGCAAAAGATCCTACCCTGTCAATTTTAACAAATGAAATAATGATAACATGGCATGACTATATAAACAAAGCTATTCGTATAGCGAAAACGAAAAAGATTGTTAAACAGGAATTAAATGAAAGTTCCATCGCTAATTTCATAATTGCGTCATTTGAAGGATGCATTATGATTGCCAAATCTAATCATAGCAAAGAAGTATTAAAGGATTGTTTTTCCGTTTTAAAAGAGTACCTGCAATTATTAAAATGCAGCAGGTACTCCTAA
- a CDS encoding cytochrome c biogenesis protein CcdA gives MNSFFAPNVSFLVAFLAGLFSFISPCVFPLIPSYLSYISGLSVKELTGAEASKDKPKIKFTAVKHSLMFILGFTIVFVLLGVFSSAVGSLLHSIWLMRIAGIFIIIMGLFVLGAFNKIKFLSFMNADVNINIKNKPLGLIGSVLVGVVFAAAWTPCIGPILASILFIASTMHNTTAGAELLFVYAMGLAVPFFISSVSLNLFLSAFKKIRPFIKTISVISGVILVAVGILIFFNYLSIISLYFGNAFHYNIPYNG, from the coding sequence ATGAATTCTTTTTTTGCGCCTAATGTGTCATTTTTAGTAGCATTTTTAGCGGGACTATTTTCTTTTATAAGTCCTTGCGTTTTTCCGTTAATACCATCCTATCTGTCTTATATATCAGGTTTGTCGGTTAAAGAATTGACGGGTGCTGAAGCGTCAAAGGACAAGCCTAAAATTAAATTTACGGCGGTTAAACATTCATTGATGTTTATCTTGGGATTTACGATAGTATTTGTTCTGTTAGGCGTATTTTCAAGCGCCGTAGGGAGCCTGCTTCATTCAATATGGCTTATGAGAATAGCGGGTATTTTTATAATAATTATGGGATTGTTTGTTCTGGGGGCTTTTAACAAGATAAAATTTCTGTCTTTTATGAACGCCGACGTCAATATAAATATTAAAAATAAACCGCTGGGACTTATCGGCTCCGTTCTTGTGGGCGTCGTATTCGCAGCAGCTTGGACACCGTGCATCGGACCGATACTCGCATCTATTCTTTTTATCGCTTCAACCATGCACAATACGACGGCTGGAGCAGAACTGTTGTTTGTTTACGCTATGGGGCTCGCCGTTCCTTTTTTTATAAGCTCTGTATCGTTAAATTTATTCTTATCGGCGTTTAAAAAGATAAGACCTTTTATAAAGACTATATCGGTTATAAGCGGGGTTATTTTAGTAGCCGTGGGAATATTAATATTTTTCAATTATTTATCTATAATATCTTTGTATTTCGGCAACGCTTTTCATTACAATATACCGTATAACGGATAA
- a CDS encoding TlpA family protein disulfide reductase — MKNKPNKLKYSNKYKYKLWIIISAAVLIAFAGSLAIIKNRSWFEHTAKAIKINKSGNETFAPQFTVKSINYPDKILSLKKFRGHVILINFFATWCPPCRAEMPGIEKFYKAHKNEGLRVIGLSVNNSGPEAVRNFFKHFDGGHITYPIGMANYGIEKAYGKISEIPQSFIIDKQGDIVAHFTGELPPGFLSYYFKKYNK, encoded by the coding sequence ATGAAAAATAAACCAAATAAACTGAAATATTCTAATAAATATAAATACAAATTATGGATAATAATTTCGGCAGCCGTACTGATTGCTTTTGCAGGTTCTTTAGCGATAATAAAAAATCGGAGCTGGTTTGAGCACACAGCTAAAGCTATTAAAATAAATAAATCAGGCAATGAAACTTTTGCGCCTCAATTCACGGTTAAAAGTATTAATTATCCAGATAAAATTTTATCTCTTAAAAAATTTCGCGGACACGTAATCTTAATTAATTTTTTTGCTACGTGGTGTCCGCCATGCCGTGCTGAAATGCCCGGGATTGAAAAATTTTATAAGGCTCATAAAAATGAGGGTCTGCGTGTTATAGGGCTGTCTGTGAACAACAGCGGACCTGAAGCGGTTCGCAATTTTTTTAAACATTTTGACGGCGGACATATAACATATCCTATAGGTATGGCAAATTACGGAATAGAAAAAGCTTACGGTAAAATAAGCGAGATACCGCAATCTTTTATAATAGACAAGCAGGGCGACATTGTGGCGCATTTTACCGGCGAACTTCCGCCAGGATTTTTAAGCTACTACTTTAAGAAATATAATAAATAA
- the bfr gene encoding bacterioferritin, whose translation MKGNDKVIEKLNARLADELTAINQYIVHAEMCDNWGYDILHKSIEKRAIDEMKHAEKLIGRILFLEGRPVVSDLKKLYIGADVESQFKNDRIAEEQAIKDYNDDIKLATELGDNGTKELLQSILEDEEDHIDSIEIQLDQIKQMGIQVYLSKQI comes from the coding sequence ATGAAAGGAAACGACAAAGTTATTGAAAAGCTAAATGCAAGGTTGGCAGATGAATTAACCGCGATCAATCAATACATAGTTCATGCGGAGATGTGCGACAATTGGGGTTACGATATACTTCATAAATCTATTGAAAAAAGAGCGATAGACGAAATGAAACATGCAGAAAAACTTATCGGGCGCATTTTGTTTTTAGAAGGCAGACCCGTTGTTTCTGATTTAAAAAAATTATATATAGGCGCCGATGTAGAATCACAGTTTAAAAATGACCGTATTGCGGAAGAACAGGCAATAAAAGATTATAATGACGATATTAAACTTGCAACAGAATTAGGCGACAACGGTACTAAAGAACTGCTTCAGTCTATTTTAGAAGATGAAGAAGACCATATTGATTCAATAGAGATCCAGCTTGACCAGATTAAACAGATGGGCATTCAGGTATATCTTTCAAAACAGATATAG
- a CDS encoding 1-phosphofructokinase family hexose kinase, with product MLSLIATLTLNPALDVSYKIQRIVNDEKVHSFETRFDAGGNGINVARALKKLGFRASACCVLAGEIGKLISNTLTGELDDPHFIWGEGETRINCVIHQIDPVTQYQIDGIGPDIDSSVIDRLEKDLYENSKDGFAVITGSCPLNISPNIYYILAARLQKSGVKCLIDADGDLLKNAVKAKPYIIKPNIHELKRLMNRNISSVIEAAYAAQELQKYGIEYVFVSLGHEGAILASSEGVFHAESPEVPVISSVGAGDSMVAGLLSVISSEDGNAVKALKLGIACGSATVQKPGTELFTMDLVDKLVDKIQIEQLKL from the coding sequence ATTTTGAGCTTAATCGCAACATTGACATTAAATCCGGCTCTTGACGTATCTTATAAAATTCAGAGAATAGTCAACGACGAAAAGGTTCATTCGTTTGAGACCCGTTTTGATGCAGGAGGAAACGGTATTAATGTTGCGAGAGCCCTCAAAAAACTAGGATTTAGAGCATCTGCCTGCTGTGTCTTGGCAGGAGAAATAGGCAAATTAATTTCTAATACCCTGACCGGCGAATTAGACGACCCGCATTTTATATGGGGAGAAGGCGAAACAAGAATAAATTGCGTCATACATCAGATTGACCCTGTAACGCAGTATCAAATTGACGGTATCGGTCCAGATATTGATTCTTCGGTAATTGATAGGTTAGAAAAAGACCTCTATGAAAATTCAAAAGACGGATTTGCGGTTATTACAGGCTCATGTCCGTTAAATATATCTCCGAATATCTACTATATTTTAGCCGCAAGGCTTCAAAAATCAGGCGTAAAATGTCTCATTGACGCTGACGGCGACCTTTTAAAAAACGCCGTAAAAGCAAAACCTTATATTATCAAACCAAACATTCATGAACTAAAAAGATTAATGAACAGAAATATAAGTTCTGTTATAGAGGCGGCTTATGCAGCTCAAGAACTGCAAAAATACGGCATAGAATACGTATTTGTCTCTCTTGGACATGAAGGAGCCATACTTGCGTCAAGCGAGGGCGTATTTCATGCAGAGTCGCCGGAAGTGCCGGTTATTTCGAGTGTAGGCGCAGGAGATTCTATGGTTGCCGGACTATTAAGCGTAATCAGCAGCGAAGACGGCAATGCCGTAAAAGCATTGAAATTAGGTATTGCATGCGGTTCTGCTACTGTTCAAAAACCCGGCACAGAACTATTTACCATGGATTTGGTTGATAAATTAGTAGATAAAATTCAAATAGAACAACTAAAGTTATAG